A window of Halopelagius inordinatus genomic DNA:
CGCCGACGGGACGACGCTGATGGGCGGTCCCATCCGGTTCGGCGTCGGCGAGGAGAACGCCGGCGCACAGGAGATGGAACGGCAGGACCTCGACTACGACTTCCTGGCGATGGCCGACGTGGAGGCGGCGGCGTACGACTTGGTCGATAGTGGACTCGAAGGCTTCGACAACCGCTACCGCGACAACGAGGAACTCGACCGCTGGGCCGCGAAAGGCGCGTTCGTCGTCGAACAGCATCCGAACCACCCCGACTACCTCATCTGCGAGATGGAGACGTCCCGCGGGTGCGCCTACCGGTGTTCGTTCTGTACCGAACCGATGTACGGCAACCCCGCGTTCCGCTCTGCGGACTCGGTCGTCAGGGAGGTCGGAAACCTCTCGGATAGGGGAGCGAAACATTTCCGACTCGGCCGACAGGCGGACATCCTCGCGTTCGGCGGCGACGGCGAAGCGCCGAACCCCGACGCCCTCCGTCGCCTCTACGGCGGCATCCGGGAGGTGGCCCCGAATCTGGAGACGCTCCACCTCGACAACATGAACCCCATCACGGTCGTGAAGTGGCCCGAGGAGTCCCGCGAGTGCATCCGAATCATCGCCGAGCACAACACGCCGGGCGACACCGCGGCGTTCGGCCTCGAATCCGCGGACCCCGTCGTTCAGGAGGCGAACACGCTCAACGTCACCGCAGACCAGTGTTTCGAGGCGGTGAAGATAGTCAACGAGGAGGCGGGATGGCGGCCCGGCGAGTCGCCCGCCGACGCGCCGACGCACGGCCCCGACGCGACGAACCGCCTGCCGAAACTCCTGCCCGGTATCAACCTGCTTCACGGACTGAAGGCCGAACGCGAGGAGACGTTCGAACACAACAAGCGCTTTCTCCACCGCGTCTACGACGCGGGTCTGATGGTCCGCCGCATCAACATCCGGCAGGTGATGGCGTTCGAGGGCACCGAGATGGCGGAGTCGGGCGCGGACATCGCGAAGGGCCACAAGAAACTGTTCCAGACGTACAAAAAGGAGGTTCGCGAGGAGATAGACCGCCCGATGCTCGAACGTCTCGCCCCGGCGGGGACGGTGCTTCCGGACGTCCACTTGGAGTACCACCAAGACGGCAAGACGTTCGGCCGACAACTCGGCACCTACCCCCTCTTGGTCGGCATCCCGGGCGAACGCGAACTCGGCCGGACCATCGACGTCTCCGTCGTGGACCACGGGTACCGCTCCGTCACCGGCGTGCCGCACCCTCTCGACCCCAACGAGGCGTCGATGGACGAACTGACGGCCATCCCCGGCATCGGCAAGCGAACCGCGGGGGACATAGTCATCGACCGACCGTACGACTCCGCGGAGGACGTGGCCGCGACGGACGTGGATTTCGGCCCCTACACGAGAGAGTACCCGACGGAACGGCGCGCGGACTGAGAGAGAAGGGACAAGAGGCTCTACCGCGCCGAGCGAACGAAGTGAGCGAGGCGCGGCCCTTTTTGTCGCCAGAACGCTTTGCGTTCTGGCTGAACAGCCAGAAATCTCCGATTTCTGGCGATGGTCGAGCTTTTTGCGAGGAGTGGTCGCGCTGTGCGCGACCCGACGACGCAAAAAGGTCGTTAGAAGTCTTCTTCGATGACTTCGCCGACTGCGAAGTTGGATTTGACTTCCGTGACCTCTATCTTGACTCGGTCGCCGACCTGAGCGCCGGGGACGATGATGACGTACCCGCGTTCGACGCGAGCGATGCCGTCGCCCTGCTTCCCGATGTCCTCTATCTCGACGTACCGGAGTTCGCCGACTTCGACCGGCGGTTGCGGTTCTGCCGACGTACCGCTCGGTTCCGTCGTCTCTTCGTCCTCCGTTGCTTCGCGAGAGATGAGAGCGACACGGTACGTCTCGCCGGGTTCGACTATCCCGGCGTCGATTTCGCGCTTCGGAACCTCGACGACGTACCGGTCGTCCTCCGCGCGGACGTCAGTGTTGAACAGACACAGGAGTTTATCTGAGATTTCCACCGTATAGACCTCCATACATTCGTCACTAGCGAACGTTAAATGTGTACCGCTGCTAACACGCGTTCAGTCCTCTACGCGCGACCCGTCGGGGCGTTTCGCGCCCTCCGAATCGTGGACGACGACCTCGCCCGGACCGGTTTCGACGGGCGAGAACTCGTCTCTGACGCCGATGGCTTCCTCTAACTCCCGCACCGCCCGCGTCTTCAGCGCACTCGCCAGTTCCTCGGCGTCCTCTCGGGAGATGTCGCGCCCGAGTCCTTCGCACTCGTGTGCGCGGACCATCCCCGCTTCATCCACTGCCTCTCCCATTGGTTGACTCGTCCCGCCGAGGGCGACGCTGAACGGGTACGTCTGACAGATGAGCGGTCGGTCCTCGTGGACGCCGCAGGCTCCCGTCCCCGAGTCGTCCTCCTCGTAGAACGCGCAGTCGCCGCAGGCGTCCGTCTGAAGCGCCCACTCGAACGTTTCTCCTTCGGGTCCGTCACCGCCGTCCGTCAGTCCGAACGGCATCGGGCGGGCCACGTCGCGAAAGTCGTACTCCGTCGCGTCGGTCAGGCGGCGAACCTCGTCCGGGAACACCGTCGCCGTGTGGGCGTCTCTCTCGTCGCCCTCGCCGTGTCCCTTACAGCACGCGCCGCACCGAGTGCACTCGAAGCCGATGGACTCTATCGCGTCCGCGAGGTCCGAGACGTCGAGTTCTCTCGCGCGTTCGAGTTCCGCTTCGAGCGTCGGTTCGCCGTCGTTCACGTCCGGTGGTCGGTCGCGCGGCGGGAAAACGCCCTCGGTCGGTGCGTCCGAGTCCGGCGGGGCGACTCCGTCGCCCGTCAGACCGGTTCGATGCGCCCCGTCTCCCGGTCGTAACGAACCCGGCGTTCGGCGGCCAACTTCTCGACGTGCGCGACGACGGTGGCCCGCGCCAAGTCGCGCACGCCCGTCAGGTCCTTCCCGTAGGCGGCGTCGAGGACGGCGGCGACGTCCGACGCGCCCGCCCGAATCGCGTCGAGGACGCGGCGCTCCCTGTCGAGGCGGTGTCGAATCAGGCGTTCGCACGTCGCCCGCGGGTCGGAGACGACCGGTCCGTGCCCCGGAAAGAGCGCGTCGGGGTCGCGGGCGTACAGGCGGCGCAGGGCCACGAGGTACGCGCGCACGTCACCTTCGGGCGCGCCGACGACGACGCTCCCCTCCGCGGCGACGAGGTCACCGGCGACGATTCCGGCGTCCGTCTCGAAGGCGACGTGGTCGGAGGCGTGGCCGGGAACGTCGAGGACGGTCACGCCTCCGTCTCCGACCGGTATCCGGTCTCCCTCCGCGAACGTCCGGTCGGGTTCGACACCCGTCGCCGCCGTGAACCGGTCCGTTCGCCCCCGGCGCGCCCACACCGCGGCGTCCGTCTCCGCGGCGTAGTCGGCGACGGCACCGACGTGGTCCGGGTGGGTGTGCGTGACGGCGACGTGGTCGACGCCCGCCGCGCGCACCGCCTCGTCCAAAGCCTCGGTCCGACCCGCGGGGTCGACGAGCAGTGAACTGCCCGCCGGAGGTCCTTCGCCGACGAGGTACGCGTTCGTCGCGCCAGTCGGCGCGCGCGTCTCGACGGGAACGGAGAAGCGTCGGATGGGAGTCACGACTCCCAGTTCGGAGCGTCGGGCGAAAATCGTGGTGGTGCGTCGCGGCCGTCGGCGGTGGCTTGGTCGGTTTCCGAGACGGCGGCCGCGACCGTTCGCGCCGAGAGAGTGCGGCGGGTGTCTACGTGTTGAGGAAGTAGACCTGCTTGCGCGCGTCCTTGAAACTGTAGCGAGAGCCGACGAGGTCGGCGTCTTCGAGGCGGTTCAGCGCGTAGCGGACGGTGCGGTCCGGAAGGAGAGACTCCTCTGCGAGTTGTCCCTGCGAGAGGGGTGCGTCGCTCTCGAGAACTTTCGCGACGAGTTTCGCGCTCGGGGGGAGTTCGCGGAGGCGTTCGCGGAATTCGGACTCCGAAAGAGGGTCCTCACGGGTGGTCTCTGCGGTACTGGTGCTCATACCTACCTGAACAGCTAACTTCATGGTAAAGGTTGGCTACAAGTGTGACAATACAATGCAGACACCTTATACACACTGACATATGTATAAGGTCGGTCCCAAGAACAGCTTTGGTCGCAGAGAGAGAACCGAAGCAGCGTGATTCCCGAATCGCACCGCGACATCTTCGAGAGGAAATCGTTCGCCCACCTCGCGACGGTTATGCCCGACGGGACGCCGCACGTCACGCCCGTGTGGGTCGGTCACGAAGACGGCGAGTTCGTTCTCGTGAACAGCGCGCGCGGCCGACGGAAGGTCAAGAACGTGGAGGCGAACCCCAACGTCGGCGTCTCCGTCCTCGACCCGGACGACCCGTACCGGTACGTCTCCGTCCGCGGCGAGGCCACCCTCGACGATGAGGGTGCGGTCGAACACATCGACGAACTCGCCCGGCGGTATATGGACGTCGAGGAGTACCCGAACAAAGACGACGAGGAGG
This region includes:
- a CDS encoding radical SAM protein codes for the protein MTDPADISVTLVDGYVDEPAHFGVPPYISTYPRFTAGALVDAGVPEENVTYHTIDELREERSKWADVADADLFVYIGGMTVPGKYVGGTPAEPDEVRKLAWAADGTTLMGGPIRFGVGEENAGAQEMERQDLDYDFLAMADVEAAAYDLVDSGLEGFDNRYRDNEELDRWAAKGAFVVEQHPNHPDYLICEMETSRGCAYRCSFCTEPMYGNPAFRSADSVVREVGNLSDRGAKHFRLGRQADILAFGGDGEAPNPDALRRLYGGIREVAPNLETLHLDNMNPITVVKWPEESRECIRIIAEHNTPGDTAAFGLESADPVVQEANTLNVTADQCFEAVKIVNEEAGWRPGESPADAPTHGPDATNRLPKLLPGINLLHGLKAEREETFEHNKRFLHRVYDAGLMVRRINIRQVMAFEGTEMAESGADIAKGHKKLFQTYKKEVREEIDRPMLERLAPAGTVLPDVHLEYHQDGKTFGRQLGTYPLLVGIPGERELGRTIDVSVVDHGYRSVTGVPHPLDPNEASMDELTAIPGIGKRTAGDIVIDRPYDSAEDVAATDVDFGPYTREYPTERRAD
- a CDS encoding TRAM domain-containing protein, whose protein sequence is MEISDKLLCLFNTDVRAEDDRYVVEVPKREIDAGIVEPGETYRVALISREATEDEETTEPSGTSAEPQPPVEVGELRYVEIEDIGKQGDGIARVERGYVIIVPGAQVGDRVKIEVTEVKSNFAVGEVIEEDF
- a CDS encoding YkgJ family cysteine cluster protein, with the translated sequence MNDGEPTLEAELERARELDVSDLADAIESIGFECTRCGACCKGHGEGDERDAHTATVFPDEVRRLTDATEYDFRDVARPMPFGLTDGGDGPEGETFEWALQTDACGDCAFYEEDDSGTGACGVHEDRPLICQTYPFSVALGGTSQPMGEAVDEAGMVRAHECEGLGRDISREDAEELASALKTRAVRELEEAIGVRDEFSPVETGPGEVVVHDSEGAKRPDGSRVED
- a CDS encoding MBL fold metallo-hydrolase, which gives rise to MTPIRRFSVPVETRAPTGATNAYLVGEGPPAGSSLLVDPAGRTEALDEAVRAAGVDHVAVTHTHPDHVGAVADYAAETDAAVWARRGRTDRFTAATGVEPDRTFAEGDRIPVGDGGVTVLDVPGHASDHVAFETDAGIVAGDLVAAEGSVVVGAPEGDVRAYLVALRRLYARDPDALFPGHGPVVSDPRATCERLIRHRLDRERRVLDAIRAGASDVAAVLDAAYGKDLTGVRDLARATVVAHVEKLAAERRVRYDRETGRIEPV
- a CDS encoding MarR family transcriptional regulator, with the translated sequence MSTSTAETTREDPLSESEFRERLRELPPSAKLVAKVLESDAPLSQGQLAEESLLPDRTVRYALNRLEDADLVGSRYSFKDARKQVYFLNT
- a CDS encoding PPOX class F420-dependent oxidoreductase, translated to MIPESHRDIFERKSFAHLATVMPDGTPHVTPVWVGHEDGEFVLVNSARGRRKVKNVEANPNVGVSVLDPDDPYRYVSVRGEATLDDEGAVEHIDELARRYMDVEEYPNKDDEEGARVIVRISTENVVTSG